The following coding sequences are from one Sulfurimonas crateris window:
- the napG gene encoding ferredoxin-type protein NapG: MRSKTENDRRKFILRMARGAGITALGGFIWSAYVDEVTASQLILRPPGAIKEDDFLRTCIKCGLCVEACPYDTLLLAKPGDNKPLGTPYFIPRDIPCYMCPDIPCVPVCPSGALDESSVTTDGKLDIKIAEMGLAVIDRETCIAFWGIQCDACYRACPILGEAITVEYSKNDRTGKHAYLTPLVHSDACTGCGLCEKACVTDKASIFVLPKEVAMGKAGSYYIKGWDKSDEKRLEEASSIKSTTEISKEKAIDSLNSDMEDLY; the protein is encoded by the coding sequence ATGAGAAGCAAAACAGAGAATGACAGAAGAAAATTTATCTTAAGAATGGCAAGAGGTGCAGGTATAACTGCACTTGGCGGGTTTATATGGAGTGCGTATGTTGATGAAGTCACGGCTTCACAACTTATTTTGCGTCCGCCTGGTGCCATAAAAGAGGACGATTTTCTTCGTACCTGTATTAAGTGCGGGCTTTGCGTAGAAGCATGTCCTTATGATACTCTGCTACTTGCAAAACCGGGAGACAACAAACCTTTGGGAACACCATATTTTATTCCCAGAGATATTCCTTGTTATATGTGTCCTGATATTCCGTGTGTACCGGTATGCCCAAGTGGAGCACTAGATGAATCAAGCGTTACTACAGATGGCAAACTTGACATAAAAATAGCCGAGATGGGGCTTGCTGTTATTGACAGAGAGACCTGTATAGCTTTTTGGGGGATTCAGTGTGATGCCTGTTATAGAGCCTGCCCTATTCTGGGTGAGGCAATAACAGTTGAGTACAGCAAAAATGACAGAACAGGAAAGCATGCCTACCTGACACCTCTTGTTCATTCAGACGCCTGCACAGGTTGCGGGCTTTGCGAAAAGGCGTGCGTAACTGACAAAGCTTCTATATTTGTACTTCCAAAAGAGGTTGCAATGGGTAAAGCGGGAAGTTACTACATAAAAGGCTGGGACAAAAGTGATGAGAAGCGTCTAGAAGAGGCTTCTTCCATCAAATCGACTACGGAGATAAGCAAAGAGAAGGCTATCGACTCTCTAAATAGCGATATGGAGGATTTATACTAA
- the napH gene encoding quinol dehydrogenase ferredoxin subunit NapH has protein sequence MRTLWNKYRYLMFRRTTQIGLLFLYFGANMWGWEILMGNLSSSLLFGMIPLSDPYAALQMLAAGALLATDIIVGALIITVFYMIIGGRAFCSWVCPVNIVTDAAALLRRKIGVDEFAKRQPASRNMRYWVLALSLIISFLMGITAFEFISPISILHRGIIFGFGFGWAAVLIIFLFDLLVLKNGWCGHICPLGGFYSLVGKFSLIRVKHTQENCTECMKCKVVCPEQQVLYMIGKESIPVLSGECTNCARCIEVCDDNALGFSIRELVKNKKVGD, from the coding sequence ATGAGAACTCTTTGGAATAAATACCGCTATCTAATGTTTAGAAGAACAACACAGATAGGTCTGCTATTTTTGTACTTTGGAGCAAATATGTGGGGATGGGAGATACTTATGGGCAACCTAAGCTCTTCTCTCCTCTTTGGCATGATCCCTTTAAGCGACCCATACGCAGCACTGCAGATGCTAGCTGCAGGCGCTCTTTTAGCGACTGATATAATAGTCGGTGCTTTAATAATTACCGTTTTTTATATGATAATTGGCGGTCGTGCATTTTGCAGCTGGGTTTGTCCCGTAAATATAGTGACAGATGCTGCGGCACTTTTAAGAAGAAAGATAGGAGTTGACGAATTTGCCAAGAGACAACCAGCTTCGCGAAATATGCGATACTGGGTCTTGGCACTTAGTCTGATCATCTCTTTTTTGATGGGCATAACTGCTTTTGAATTTATATCGCCTATATCAATACTTCACAGAGGTATAATATTTGGCTTTGGATTTGGCTGGGCGGCAGTTCTTATTATCTTTCTTTTTGATCTTTTAGTTCTAAAAAACGGATGGTGCGGTCACATCTGCCCTCTTGGCGGGTTCTACTCGCTTGTAGGTAAGTTTAGTTTGATAAGAGTAAAACATACTCAGGAAAACTGCACCGAGTGTATGAAGTGTAAAGTTGTCTGCCCAGAACAGCAGGTTCTTTATATGATAGGCAAGGAGAGCATTCCTGTTCTCTCTGGCGAGTGTACAAACTGTGCAAGATGCATAGAGGTTTGTGATGATAATGCTCTTGGTTTTTCAATAAGAGAGTTAGTAAAAAATAAAAAAGTGGGAGATTAA
- a CDS encoding nitrate reductase cytochrome c-type subunit: MKAMYKITFGLTALLMVGFIGDGAQAAQQKGVNATISEESLGLRKTDIYSEDGTVADETKYSTEQATTSTKIKRAFQDAPPMIPHDTVGMLPIKINDNRCISCHMPDIAGSMGATPIPDSHFTDFRPKHKVEGGVFKQVIDPYKNEVAIKEDNKLQGARFNCSQCHAPQSEGELVVENTFEPVFTSKDGAEKSSWSGKKLTEALNTLGDESFITQDDIANKNSPAGSLEGAKH; the protein is encoded by the coding sequence ATGAAGGCAATGTATAAAATAACGTTTGGTTTGACTGCCTTACTGATGGTCGGTTTCATCGGTGACGGCGCTCAAGCTGCACAACAAAAAGGTGTGAATGCAACAATTTCTGAGGAGTCGTTGGGATTAAGAAAAACAGATATTTACAGCGAGGATGGCACGGTAGCAGATGAGACAAAATACTCAACGGAACAGGCAACTACGAGTACAAAAATAAAAAGAGCGTTTCAGGATGCTCCGCCGATGATTCCTCATGATACTGTCGGTATGCTTCCGATCAAGATAAACGACAATAGATGTATCAGCTGTCATATGCCTGATATCGCAGGTTCTATGGGTGCGACTCCTATTCCGGATTCACACTTTACGGATTTTAGACCTAAACATAAAGTTGAAGGCGGTGTGTTTAAGCAAGTGATTGATCCTTACAAGAACGAAGTGGCTATAAAAGAGGATAACAAGCTTCAGGGTGCTAGATTTAACTGTTCTCAGTGTCATGCTCCGCAATCAGAGGGCGAGTTAGTAGTTGAAAATACTTTTGAGCCTGTTTTTACAAGCAAAGATGGTGCAGAAAAATCAAGCTGGAGCGGTAAAAAACTTACAGAAGCTCTAAATACGCTCGGTGATGAGAGTTTTATTACGCAAGATGATATTGCAAACAAGAACTCTCCTGCAGGCAGTTTAGAGGGTGCAAAGCACTAA
- a CDS encoding 4Fe-4S binding protein yields the protein MQRRELFSSLASSINTKKQEKLLRPPYFSDESLFHKECNKCDAKCASVCEEDIIKIADNKTPHLLFSSSGCTYCDKCADACEYGVLNIENKNRVAAIISIDKSSCISWGHTMCFSCKDPCMFSAIDFKAMFMPSINENCTACGLCISRCPTDAIKVKVV from the coding sequence ATGCAAAGAAGAGAGCTCTTTAGCTCTCTTGCTTCATCAATAAACACAAAGAAGCAAGAGAAACTCTTAAGACCGCCATATTTTAGCGATGAATCTCTTTTTCATAAAGAGTGTAACAAATGCGATGCCAAGTGCGCCTCTGTTTGTGAAGAAGATATAATAAAGATCGCAGATAATAAAACTCCGCATCTGCTTTTTTCTAGTAGCGGCTGTACATATTGCGACAAATGCGCCGATGCCTGTGAATACGGAGTGTTAAACATTGAGAATAAAAACAGAGTTGCGGCTATAATCTCAATTGACAAAAGCAGCTGTATAAGCTGGGGACATACCATGTGTTTTTCATGTAAAGATCCATGTATGTTCAGTGCGATAGATTTTAAAGCGATGTTTATGCCAAGCATAAACGAGAACTGTACTGCATGCGGACTATGTATAAGCAGATGTCCGACAGATGCAATAAAAGTAAAGGTTGTTTAA
- a CDS encoding PQQ-binding-like beta-propeller repeat protein yields the protein MRALLFLALLFSLLFSSEIKEPIRSFTSSGGVVDLLYKNGKLYSATNASCVDIFDYKSGELIKKIKVEKIEDFMGDLVDSKVYSVDLFDEKILVLSQDRQGFRRVHIHQDEKSKLLFDYSKSLTVSKARFLDENTILLGLLSNELVSYDINKGSINWMIQVSGAKFSDFVLSETKEIVVVADESGDLKIHSTKDGKRLKLLSGQNLDNVFQVDYKNSVIATAGQDRRAVIYDLKSDSSHYFESGFLIYSVGLSPSGRVVGYASDEENNISLVDLSTKELLGIFGGNKMTLTKIVFVDESEFLAASDDRVINLYSVK from the coding sequence ATGAGAGCATTACTGTTTTTAGCTCTTCTATTTTCGCTTCTTTTTTCTTCAGAGATAAAAGAGCCGATTAGAAGTTTTACCTCAAGCGGCGGTGTCGTTGACCTGCTCTATAAAAATGGAAAACTTTACAGCGCTACAAATGCCAGCTGTGTAGATATCTTTGACTACAAAAGCGGAGAGCTTATTAAGAAGATTAAAGTTGAGAAGATAGAGGACTTTATGGGTGATCTCGTAGACTCAAAAGTCTACTCTGTAGATCTGTTTGACGAAAAGATATTGGTTCTTTCACAGGACAGGCAGGGATTTAGAAGAGTTCATATACATCAAGATGAAAAGAGCAAGCTTCTGTTTGACTACTCCAAATCTCTTACCGTTTCAAAGGCGAGATTTTTGGATGAAAACACTATTTTGCTTGGACTGCTAAGCAATGAACTGGTCTCATATGACATCAACAAAGGCTCCATAAACTGGATGATCCAAGTCTCGGGCGCAAAATTTTCCGACTTTGTTCTAAGTGAGACAAAAGAGATAGTGGTAGTTGCCGATGAGAGCGGGGATCTGAAGATCCACAGCACAAAAGACGGAAAACGGCTAAAACTTCTCTCAGGACAAAATCTGGACAACGTGTTTCAGGTTGATTATAAGAACAGTGTCATAGCGACTGCGGGGCAAGACAGAAGAGCCGTTATTTACGATTTAAAGTCAGACTCATCACACTACTTTGAGTCAGGATTTTTGATCTATAGTGTCGGTCTGTCGCCAAGCGGCAGAGTAGTCGGATATGCAAGCGATGAGGAGAACAATATATCACTTGTCGATCTCTCTACAAAAGAGTTGCTCGGCATATTTGGCGGTAACAAAATGACTCTTACAAAAATAGTTTTTGTAGATGAGAGTGAGTTTTTAGCCGCTAGTGATGACAGGGTCATTAATCTATATAGTGTAAAATAA
- a CDS encoding chaperone NapD — MNISSIVVQTVPKYLEEVVENLKNCDACDYHMHDEKGRIIITIEGDGVAQELEKLRVIESIPHVIAADMQMSYSEDELDAHMEVINGGDAVPKMLNDDSIDASKIVYNGDLKKKDDLATFTKKFDETKR; from the coding sequence ATGAATATCTCAAGTATAGTAGTTCAAACAGTGCCAAAATACCTAGAAGAAGTTGTTGAAAACCTTAAAAATTGTGATGCGTGTGACTACCATATGCATGATGAAAAAGGCAGAATAATTATTACGATAGAGGGTGACGGAGTTGCTCAGGAGCTTGAAAAGCTAAGAGTTATAGAATCAATACCTCACGTAATTGCAGCGGATATGCAGATGTCTTACAGTGAAGATGAACTTGATGCACATATGGAAGTGATAAACGGTGGAGATGCCGTTCCAAAGATGCTAAACGACGACTCGATTGATGCTTCTAAAATAGTATACAACGGCGATCTAAAGAAAAAAGATGATCTGGCTACTTTTACTAAAAAATTTGATGAAACGAAGAGGTGA
- a CDS encoding aminopeptidase P N-terminal domain-containing protein — MIKEQEYKKRRERLLKKLSNDSIGVIFSAEPATRSHDTHHPYRQDSNFYYLCGFKEDSAALLFLKSKGKTKTVLFLHKKDKFIELWTGERLGVKEAKKIFLVDEVCAIEDFEKRFKGHIKGKKNIYFESSSKKSVVKKVSKLTKDIKAKHDIVPLVQKMRLIKSAAEIEMIKESINITAKAHHRAMTMDKIGKYEYQLQAEIEHEFKVNAAYSDAYTSIVACGNNANTLHYIKNDKLLVEGELILIDAGCEHNYYASDITRTIPVNAKYSKAQKELYNLVLNTQLRIISMIKPLVKRSHLQESAEKLLTKGMVELGILKGDYKKLIKENKHKKYYPHGIGHWMGIDVHDPAPYRDAKEREIALQKGMVLTIEPGLYIDKNDKSVAKKYRGIGIRIEDDILVTKNGCENLSHHIVKTVDEIESLSFKF; from the coding sequence ATGATAAAAGAGCAGGAGTACAAAAAAAGAAGAGAGCGGCTGTTAAAAAAACTCTCAAATGATTCTATTGGAGTTATATTTAGCGCAGAACCCGCAACACGCTCTCACGACACACATCATCCATACAGACAAGATAGCAATTTCTACTACCTTTGCGGTTTTAAAGAGGATAGCGCGGCACTTCTATTTTTAAAGAGCAAAGGCAAGACAAAAACAGTTCTGTTCCTTCACAAAAAAGACAAATTTATTGAGCTTTGGACGGGCGAGAGGCTAGGTGTCAAAGAGGCTAAAAAGATATTTTTGGTAGATGAGGTCTGCGCAATAGAAGATTTTGAAAAAAGATTTAAAGGGCATATAAAAGGGAAGAAAAATATCTACTTTGAGTCAAGTTCAAAAAAAAGCGTCGTTAAAAAAGTCTCAAAATTGACAAAAGATATTAAAGCCAAGCATGACATAGTACCGCTTGTGCAGAAGATGAGACTTATAAAATCAGCCGCAGAGATAGAGATGATAAAAGAGTCGATCAATATTACCGCAAAAGCGCATCACAGAGCCATGACAATGGATAAAATAGGCAAGTACGAGTATCAGCTTCAAGCCGAGATAGAGCATGAGTTTAAAGTAAATGCGGCGTACAGTGATGCATACACCTCAATAGTGGCATGCGGAAACAATGCAAACACGCTTCACTACATCAAAAACGACAAACTGCTTGTAGAGGGCGAGCTAATACTCATAGATGCTGGATGCGAGCATAATTACTACGCAAGTGACATAACAAGGACGATACCGGTAAACGCAAAGTATTCAAAGGCTCAAAAAGAGCTTTATAATCTGGTTTTAAATACACAGCTTAGAATAATATCTATGATAAAGCCGCTTGTTAAAAGAAGCCATCTTCAAGAGAGTGCCGAAAAACTTCTTACAAAAGGGATGGTGGAGCTTGGAATTTTAAAGGGTGATTATAAAAAGCTCATAAAAGAGAATAAGCACAAAAAATACTATCCGCACGGCATAGGTCACTGGATGGGGATAGATGTTCATGACCCAGCACCATACAGAGACGCAAAAGAGAGAGAGATAGCTCTGCAAAAAGGGATGGTGCTTACAATTGAGCCGGGTCTCTATATTGACAAAAACGACAAAAGTGTAGCGAAAAAGTATCGCGGGATAGGGATCAGGATAGAGGATGATATCTTAGTTACAAAAAACGGGTGTGAAAATCTATCGCATCATATTGTAAAAACAGTAGATGAGATAGAGTCTCTCTCTTTTAAGTTTTAG
- a CDS encoding ABC-type transport auxiliary lipoprotein family protein, whose amino-acid sequence MRVVLIILLLFLSGCTTIKPSVAQYSVAIDDLKINSSALGFKEKSLKISKAFSSSSLSSHRMEYMESNRRVFAYSQSQWQESPSVMIESILLKSIREAGLFKSVHPSKSRIKSDFILETNIEKFMQFFSEDMKESHVEVVLNLSLIDSKTNNVFKNQTFSSKAMTKSLDAQGGAEAFKSALSEIIMQNIEWLDGVCR is encoded by the coding sequence ATGAGAGTAGTTTTAATAATTTTATTACTGTTTTTAAGCGGTTGTACAACAATAAAGCCTTCGGTTGCGCAGTATAGTGTTGCAATAGATGATCTAAAGATAAACAGCAGCGCTCTTGGCTTCAAAGAGAAGTCACTCAAAATCTCAAAAGCTTTTTCTTCAAGCTCACTCTCATCGCACAGAATGGAGTATATGGAGTCAAACAGGAGAGTCTTTGCCTACTCTCAGTCACAGTGGCAAGAATCACCGAGTGTTATGATAGAGTCCATTCTTTTAAAAAGCATAAGAGAGGCAGGACTCTTTAAGAGCGTTCACCCATCAAAGTCGAGAATAAAAAGTGATTTTATACTAGAGACGAACATAGAGAAGTTTATGCAGTTCTTTAGCGAAGATATGAAAGAGTCTCATGTCGAGGTTGTTTTAAATCTCTCGCTGATAGATTCTAAGACAAACAATGTTTTTAAAAACCAGACGTTTAGCTCAAAAGCCATGACAAAGAGCCTTGATGCACAGGGCGGGGCAGAGGCTTTTAAAAGCGCTCTGTCTGAGATAATAATGCAAAATATCGAGTGGTTGGACGGAGTATGCAGATGA
- a CDS encoding MlaD family protein — translation MNNRVNYVVIGILVLIGIAGMAMFGFWLLKPTKEAQMQRYIIYFNESVLGLNLDAPVKYKGLSVGKVVDLGISRHNLEQVEVLVEILKETPIKTSTEAQLTSQGITGLSYINLTINGDVDAKPLALRENEDYPVIKSVPSILIKLENRFIDISEDLADTLQKTSRLLSDKNQEEITTLLKNSAILISKINSILDENTTQNFKESMKNLKNSSEKIDKLIPRVDELVSKSGRFEDDISAAFDSIKNSYLGIEESMNRFSMAIESGENNIKEISGEIAPAMNSTLLDMQNLILKIEETISRYERSPADIMFMKEEIKKGPGEK, via the coding sequence ATGAATAACAGAGTAAATTATGTTGTTATAGGAATTTTGGTACTTATCGGGATTGCAGGTATGGCTATGTTTGGTTTTTGGCTTTTAAAGCCGACTAAAGAGGCTCAAATGCAGAGATATATCATATACTTTAATGAGTCCGTTTTAGGACTTAATCTTGATGCGCCCGTTAAATATAAGGGACTGAGCGTAGGAAAAGTGGTAGATCTTGGCATAAGCAGACACAACTTAGAACAGGTTGAGGTCTTGGTCGAGATACTAAAAGAGACTCCTATAAAGACATCAACGGAGGCGCAGCTTACATCTCAGGGAATTACCGGTCTTAGCTATATAAACCTTACCATAAACGGTGATGTAGATGCAAAACCGCTTGCACTTAGAGAGAATGAAGATTATCCAGTAATAAAGTCCGTTCCCTCTATCCTTATAAAACTAGAGAACAGGTTTATAGATATATCTGAAGATCTGGCAGATACACTTCAAAAAACAAGCAGGTTGCTAAGTGATAAAAATCAGGAGGAGATAACTACTCTTCTGAAAAACAGCGCTATTTTGATCTCCAAAATAAACAGCATACTTGATGAAAATACGACACAAAATTTTAAAGAGAGTATGAAAAATCTAAAAAACTCATCTGAAAAAATTGATAAACTTATACCTAGAGTTGATGAGCTTGTAAGCAAAAGCGGTAGATTCGAAGATGATATATCCGCAGCATTTGACTCTATAAAAAATAGCTACTTGGGCATAGAGGAGTCAATGAACAGATTTAGCATGGCAATAGAGAGCGGCGAGAATAATATAAAAGAGATTAGTGGTGAAATAGCTCCTGCTATGAACAGTACTCTTTTGGATATGCAAAATCTCATACTAAAAATTGAAGAGACAATAAGCAGGTATGAGAGAAGTCCTGCGGACATAATGTTTATGAAAGAAGAGATCAAAAAAGGACCGGGGGAGAAATAG
- a CDS encoding ABC transporter ATP-binding protein codes for MSNIIEVRDLRTVFDERVVHDGLSLNIKKGEIYAIMGPSGAGKTTLLREMLMLQEPQSGSIRVLGYDLKNIQYKEAQKLRQMWGVLFQSAALFSSLTLKENIALPLVEYTDLSDAMIDEIVDFKISIVGLKQGDGALYPSQLSGGMKKKAGLARALVMDPELLFLDEPTSGLDPISVKEFDALIVKLRDTLKLSVVMVSHDLQSVYDTIDTLAIIDDKKIVYEGSLENLSGSNSDFISRFFNMDINKVGFHE; via the coding sequence ATGAGCAATATAATCGAAGTTAGAGATTTAAGAACAGTTTTTGATGAGAGAGTGGTTCATGACGGACTTAGCCTAAATATAAAAAAGGGTGAGATATATGCAATAATGGGACCTAGCGGTGCCGGAAAAACAACACTTCTTAGAGAGATGTTAATGCTTCAAGAGCCGCAAAGCGGAAGCATCAGAGTACTGGGATATGATCTTAAAAATATACAATATAAAGAGGCCCAGAAGCTTAGACAGATGTGGGGTGTTCTGTTTCAATCAGCCGCTCTTTTTTCGTCACTCACCCTAAAAGAGAACATAGCTCTTCCTCTTGTAGAGTACACCGATCTCTCAGATGCTATGATCGATGAGATAGTCGATTTTAAGATAAGCATTGTCGGATTAAAACAGGGTGACGGAGCTCTTTACCCATCCCAGCTCAGCGGGGGGATGAAGAAAAAAGCAGGGCTTGCCCGCGCGCTTGTTATGGATCCTGAACTTCTATTTTTGGATGAGCCGACAAGCGGTCTGGACCCTATTTCTGTAAAAGAGTTTGACGCTCTTATAGTGAAGCTTCGTGACACTCTAAAACTTAGCGTCGTTATGGTATCACACGACTTACAGTCCGTTTATGATACAATCGACACTCTTGCTATAATTGATGATAAAAAAATAGTCTACGAGGGAAGTTTGGAAAATTTATCGGGTTCAAATAGTGATTTTATCAGTAGATTTTTTAATATGGATATAAACAAGGTCGGATTTCATGAATAA
- a CDS encoding ABC transporter permease codes for MQNSSLDISYADNLLSLTFGGGLTLYNISKIQKKINALQLHKYKTVLLDFTKATLLDSAAAIFFYNLEEELKLDAIKLEIVCDDEDILSMLALVKRQKSRYEKKAEPKKRGILERLGRLTYYKYTLFVDFIAFLGELFANTFHYLSSLKNIRYKEMLFEINESGVKALSIVSITTFLIGVVVAYQSAYQLKIYGANIFIVDMLGISILRELAPLITAIVIAGRSASAYTAQIGTMKITQELDAMKTMGFNPYKFLVLPRIFALMIVVPILIFVADIMGILGGMIIASIDLGISSTLFLDRFAEVIAAKHFFVGIVKGPFFGFLIAAIAIHRGLSVEDSTQSLGSNTTKSVVEAIFAVIICDAIFSIILTKLGI; via the coding sequence ATGCAAAATTCATCTTTAGATATCTCTTATGCCGACAACCTTCTCTCTCTAACATTCGGGGGAGGGTTGACCCTTTATAACATCTCAAAAATCCAAAAAAAGATCAACGCTCTCCAATTACACAAATACAAAACCGTACTCTTAGATTTTACAAAAGCAACTCTGCTAGATAGTGCCGCTGCTATATTTTTTTATAATCTTGAAGAAGAACTAAAATTAGATGCTATCAAGTTAGAAATCGTATGTGATGATGAAGATATTTTAAGTATGCTTGCTTTAGTAAAAAGGCAAAAAAGCAGATATGAGAAAAAAGCAGAGCCTAAAAAAAGAGGGATTTTGGAGAGATTAGGCAGATTGACCTACTATAAATATACTCTCTTTGTAGATTTTATAGCCTTTTTGGGAGAGCTGTTTGCAAACACTTTTCACTACCTCTCATCTTTAAAGAACATCAGGTACAAAGAGATGCTTTTTGAGATCAACGAGAGTGGTGTAAAAGCTCTGAGCATAGTCTCGATTACAACATTTTTGATAGGGGTCGTAGTCGCATATCAGTCGGCATATCAGCTAAAAATATATGGAGCAAATATATTTATAGTTGATATGCTTGGAATATCAATACTAAGAGAACTAGCCCCTCTTATAACTGCCATAGTCATAGCGGGAAGAAGCGCTTCAGCTTATACGGCACAAATAGGTACTATGAAGATAACCCAAGAGCTTGATGCGATGAAGACTATGGGGTTTAACCCATATAAATTCTTGGTTCTTCCTAGAATTTTTGCACTGATGATAGTCGTGCCCATCCTTATCTTTGTAGCAGATATTATGGGGATACTCGGCGGTATGATCATAGCAAGTATCGATCTGGGCATCAGTTCAACTCTTTTTTTAGATAGATTTGCAGAGGTTATTGCGGCAAAACACTTTTTTGTCGGTATTGTAAAAGGACCGTTTTTTGGTTTTTTAATTGCTGCAATAGCAATTCATAGAGGGCTTAGCGTAGAAGACAGTACGCAAAGCCTTGGAAGCAACACGACAAAGAGCGTTGTTGAAGCCATATTTGCAGTAATAATATGTGACGCTATCTTCTCAATTATTCTTACAAAGCTGGGAATATGA
- a CDS encoding chemotaxis protein CheW — MSEKLKEIISKQSKSEQESINHSEDIVQLVGFIIGDEEYAVPILAIQEIIKPFPWTRVPQVPKYVVGVFNMRGAVIPLIDLRLKFGLSPKKHNEDTRFIVMRHGDDIAGFVIDRLTMAIRIKKSRIGPAPETANGDDTLIDGVGKQEDRIITILKVNKLLERDF; from the coding sequence ATGAGCGAAAAATTAAAAGAGATAATCAGCAAACAGAGCAAGTCGGAGCAGGAGAGCATAAACCACTCTGAGGATATAGTTCAGCTTGTCGGATTTATAATCGGAGATGAAGAGTATGCGGTTCCTATTTTGGCTATTCAAGAGATCATCAAACCGTTTCCGTGGACAAGAGTTCCTCAGGTTCCAAAGTATGTAGTAGGTGTTTTTAATATGCGCGGCGCTGTTATACCTTTGATCGATCTGCGTCTTAAATTTGGACTAAGCCCTAAAAAACATAACGAAGATACAAGATTTATAGTTATGAGACACGGAGATGATATAGCTGGCTTTGTTATCGACAGACTAACCATGGCTATAAGAATTAAAAAATCCAGAATAGGGCCTGCGCCTGAGACTGCAAACGGCGATGACACTCTCATTGACGGAGTCGGAAAACAAGAGGATAGAATTATTACGATACTAAAAGTAAATAAACTTTTAGAGAGGGATTTTTAA